One segment of Mycolicibacterium sp. YH-1 DNA contains the following:
- a CDS encoding phosphoketolase, which translates to MVNSKSATTPTPNDDTLARIDRWWRAANYLSVGQIYLLDNPLLRTPLTREDVKPRLLGHWGTTPGLNFLYAHLNRAIAERAQSTIYVTGPGHGGPGLVANAYLDGTYSEVYSDITPDTEGIRRLFRQFSFPGGIPSHVAPETPGSIHEGGELGYALSHAYGAAFDNPDLLVAAVVGDGEAETGALATSWHSNKFVNPVKDGVVLPILHLNGYKIANPTVLARIPTDELRSLMEGYGHRPYFFEVPDDATAADHTDAHRRFAQLLDEVLDEIADLKAKAADGDERRPKWPMIVFRTPKGWTGPATIDGKKTTGSWRAHQVPLANARDTPEHLQVLNDWLTSYRAEELFDENGALDPDIAALAPAGDLRMSANPHANGGLLLKDLRLPDFRDYGVDVVTPGAPIAESTKVLGQWLTDVVRLNPDNFRIFGPDETASNRLQSVYEATDKQWNAEFFGPEVDDHLARAGRVMEMLSEHQCQGWLEGYLLTGRHGLFNCYEAFIHIIDSMFNQHAKWLKVTNHIAWRRPIASLNYLLSSHVWRQDHNGFSHQDPGFIDHVVNKKAEVVRVYLPPDANTLLSTYDHCLRSRQYVNVVVAGKQPSPNFLNMEQAIAHCTRGLGIWEWAGTETLGEDPDVVIACAGDVPTLEALAAVDLLKQNLPDLLIRFVNVIDLMRLQSDSEHPHGLSDKQFDAIFTVDKPIIFAYHGYPWLIHRLTYRRVGHPNLHVRGYKEEGTTTTPFDMVMLNDLDRYHLAMDVIDRVPFLQSKAAPLRQRLSDKRIAAREYTREHGDDIPEVRDWVWPAARSAVEVTDLDKTASTGGDNE; encoded by the coding sequence ATCGTGAATTCGAAGTCCGCGACTACACCTACACCCAACGATGACACCCTCGCCAGGATCGACCGCTGGTGGCGAGCCGCCAACTACCTGTCCGTCGGGCAGATCTATCTGCTCGACAATCCGCTGCTGCGCACGCCGCTGACCCGCGAGGACGTCAAGCCCCGGCTGCTCGGGCACTGGGGCACCACTCCCGGATTGAACTTCCTATACGCACATCTCAATCGCGCGATCGCCGAGCGCGCGCAGTCGACCATCTACGTCACCGGCCCGGGCCACGGTGGCCCCGGGCTGGTGGCCAACGCCTATCTCGACGGCACGTACTCGGAGGTCTACTCCGACATCACGCCCGACACCGAGGGCATCCGCCGCCTGTTCCGGCAGTTCTCCTTCCCCGGCGGAATCCCATCGCACGTGGCGCCCGAGACGCCGGGGTCGATCCACGAGGGCGGTGAACTCGGCTACGCCCTGTCGCACGCCTACGGGGCCGCGTTCGACAACCCCGACCTGCTCGTCGCCGCCGTGGTCGGTGACGGCGAGGCCGAGACCGGAGCGCTTGCCACCAGCTGGCACTCCAACAAGTTCGTCAACCCGGTCAAGGACGGCGTCGTGCTGCCGATCCTGCATCTGAACGGCTACAAGATCGCCAATCCGACTGTGCTGGCGCGAATCCCGACCGACGAACTGCGCAGCCTGATGGAGGGCTACGGGCACCGACCGTACTTCTTCGAGGTGCCCGACGACGCCACCGCGGCCGACCACACCGACGCGCACCGCCGATTCGCGCAGCTGCTCGACGAGGTCCTCGACGAGATCGCCGACCTCAAGGCCAAGGCCGCCGACGGCGATGAGCGGCGGCCGAAGTGGCCGATGATCGTGTTCCGCACCCCGAAGGGGTGGACCGGCCCGGCCACCATCGATGGCAAGAAGACCACCGGATCCTGGCGGGCGCACCAGGTTCCACTCGCCAACGCCCGCGACACCCCCGAACACCTCCAGGTGCTCAACGACTGGCTGACGTCCTATCGCGCGGAGGAACTGTTCGACGAGAACGGCGCCCTGGACCCCGATATCGCCGCCCTGGCCCCCGCTGGCGATCTGCGCATGAGCGCCAACCCGCACGCCAACGGCGGTCTGCTGCTCAAGGACCTCCGGCTGCCCGACTTCCGCGACTACGGTGTCGACGTCGTCACCCCCGGCGCGCCCATCGCCGAGTCCACCAAGGTGCTGGGCCAGTGGCTGACCGACGTCGTCCGGCTCAATCCGGACAACTTCCGCATCTTCGGACCCGACGAGACCGCGTCCAACCGCCTGCAGTCGGTGTACGAGGCCACCGACAAACAGTGGAACGCCGAGTTCTTCGGACCCGAGGTCGACGACCACCTGGCCCGCGCCGGGCGCGTCATGGAGATGCTGTCGGAGCACCAGTGTCAGGGCTGGCTGGAGGGGTATCTGCTGACCGGCCGGCACGGCCTGTTCAACTGCTACGAGGCGTTCATCCACATCATCGACTCGATGTTCAATCAGCACGCCAAATGGCTCAAGGTGACCAACCACATCGCCTGGCGTCGGCCGATCGCGAGCCTGAACTACCTTCTATCAAGCCATGTTTGGCGCCAGGACCACAACGGGTTCTCCCACCAGGACCCCGGGTTCATCGACCACGTCGTCAACAAGAAGGCCGAAGTCGTCCGGGTGTATCTGCCGCCGGACGCCAACACGCTGTTGTCGACCTACGACCACTGCCTGCGGTCGCGGCAGTACGTCAACGTCGTGGTGGCGGGCAAGCAGCCCAGCCCGAACTTCCTGAACATGGAGCAGGCCATCGCGCACTGCACGCGCGGGTTGGGCATCTGGGAGTGGGCGGGCACCGAGACGCTGGGTGAGGACCCCGACGTCGTCATCGCCTGCGCCGGCGACGTCCCCACGCTGGAGGCACTCGCAGCGGTCGACCTCCTCAAGCAGAACCTGCCCGACCTGTTGATCCGATTCGTCAACGTGATCGACCTGATGAGACTGCAGTCCGACAGCGAGCACCCGCACGGATTGTCCGACAAGCAATTCGACGCGATATTCACCGTCGACAAGCCGATCATCTTCGCCTATCACGGCTACCCCTGGCTGATTCATCGGTTGACCTACCGGCGGGTCGGGCATCCCAACCTGCACGTGCGCGGATACAAGGAGGAGGGCACCACCACCACGCCGTTCGACATGGTGATGCTCAACGACCTGGATCGTTACCACCTGGCGATGGACGTCATCGACCGCGTGCCGTTCCTGCAGTCCAAGGCGGCGCCGCTGCGGCAACGGTTGAGTGACAAGCGGATCGCCGCACGCGAGTACACCCGCGAGCACGGCGACGATATCCCCGAGGTGCGGGACTGGGTGTGGCCGGCGGCGCGCTCAGCTGTTGAGGTGACAGATCTCGACAAGACCGCGTCAACCGGAGGCGACAACGAATGA
- a CDS encoding NYN domain-containing protein, whose product MTDTAATRVAVYLDFDNIVISRYDQVNGRSSFQRDKTKGLEQDRLDRATVDVGAIIDFASSFGTLVLTRAYADWSADVNAGYRGQLVGRAVDLVQLFPAAAYGKNGADIRLAVDAVEDMFRLPDLTHVVIVAGDSDYIALAQRCKRLGRYVVGIGVAGSSSRSLAAACDDFVIYDALPGVPVFEPDPEPDVVEEAPKKRTARRSTKAAGPPAEPEPPDPQTAATALLTRALQIGLEKDDVEWLHNSAVKAQMKRMDPSFSEKSLGFKSFSDFLRSRTDVVELDESSTTRMVKLK is encoded by the coding sequence ATGACTGACACCGCTGCCACCCGCGTCGCGGTCTATCTCGACTTCGACAACATCGTGATCTCGCGGTATGACCAGGTCAACGGGCGTAGCTCGTTCCAGAGGGACAAGACGAAGGGTCTGGAGCAGGATCGGTTGGACCGGGCGACCGTCGACGTCGGCGCCATCATCGACTTCGCCTCGTCGTTCGGCACGCTGGTTCTGACCCGGGCCTACGCGGACTGGTCGGCCGACGTCAACGCCGGATATCGCGGTCAGCTGGTCGGTCGCGCCGTCGACCTGGTCCAGCTGTTCCCGGCGGCCGCCTACGGCAAGAACGGCGCCGACATCAGGCTGGCGGTCGACGCCGTCGAGGACATGTTCCGGCTGCCCGACCTCACCCACGTGGTGATCGTGGCGGGCGACTCCGACTACATCGCGTTGGCGCAGCGCTGCAAGCGACTGGGCCGTTACGTGGTCGGGATTGGTGTCGCCGGTTCATCGAGCCGGTCGTTGGCCGCGGCGTGCGACGACTTCGTCATCTATGACGCGTTGCCGGGCGTCCCGGTGTTCGAACCGGACCCGGAGCCCGATGTCGTCGAGGAGGCCCCGAAGAAGCGGACGGCGCGCCGCAGCACCAAGGCTGCCGGGCCGCCCGCGGAGCCGGAGCCGCCGGACCCGCAGACCGCGGCCACCGCGCTGCTGACGCGCGCCCTGCAGATCGGCCTGGAGAAGGACGATGTCGAGTGGCTGCACAACTCGGCCGTCAAGGCACAGATGAAGCGGATGGATCCGTCGTTCAGCGAGAAGTCGTTGGGCTTCAAGTCCTTCAGCGACTTCCTGCGCTCGCGCACCGATGTCGTGGAGCTGGACGAGAGTTCGACGACGCGGATGGTGAAGCTGAAGTAG
- a CDS encoding very short patch repair endonuclease, with protein MAESWASSPAVRRVMQSNKSRDTKPEKALRSAVHALGLRYRVSAKPLAGLRRTADMVFPTAKVAVFLDGCFWHGCPQHHTVASANAKFWADKVEGNRTRDRDTDERLAQAGWVSVRVWEHEDPVEAADRVREIVRARRG; from the coding sequence ATGGCGGAGTCATGGGCCTCCTCGCCAGCGGTGCGGCGGGTGATGCAGTCCAACAAGAGCCGCGACACCAAGCCCGAGAAGGCGCTGCGGTCGGCGGTCCACGCGCTGGGCCTGCGCTACCGGGTGTCGGCGAAACCGCTGGCCGGGCTGCGGCGCACCGCTGACATGGTGTTCCCCACCGCGAAGGTGGCGGTGTTCCTCGACGGCTGCTTCTGGCACGGCTGCCCGCAGCATCACACCGTCGCGTCGGCCAACGCGAAGTTCTGGGCCGACAAGGTCGAGGGCAACCGGACGCGCGACCGGGACACCGACGAGCGGTTGGCGCAGGCCGGCTGGGTGAGCGTGCGGGTCTGGGAGCACGAGGATCCGGTCGAGGCCGCGGATCGGGTGCGTGAGATCGTGCGGGCGCGCCGGGGGTAG
- a CDS encoding DNA cytosine methyltransferase has translation MLEPSLVAGGHRPSAEAGFERFRTRNGSYERVLHLRDGSQATSVLARYPGHDARPTCADEAERAWLQNPIAPPCAATRSSVRVVDLFSGCGGLSIGLAEAARALNRPFEPVLAVDLDDVAAQTYADNFPTATTVCDDVAALLPGEVGARRTAAERQLAKRYGGVDIMVGGPPCQGHSDFNNRTRHRDEKNELYQTMVRAAEVLEPQHILIENVPGALNDRRSVVQRTADALHALGYHVSIGVVALHEIGVPQTRRRLVLMASLSHTVTPAEVVDRHRRNPRTAGWAFQDLETMPDAHRVDAVDVVARSAPTTRQRIDYLFENAAFDLPDSQRPDCHSDGGHSYKSIYGRLAWDRPSQTVTTGFYSMCMGRYVHPSRRRTITAHEAARLQYIPDWFSFSRVNHRTALARMIGNAVPSRLSYAVALEWLR, from the coding sequence ATGCTTGAGCCTTCCCTCGTCGCCGGTGGGCATCGGCCCAGCGCCGAGGCCGGCTTCGAGCGGTTCCGCACCCGAAACGGTTCCTACGAACGCGTCCTGCACCTGCGCGACGGCAGCCAGGCCACCAGTGTGCTGGCCCGCTATCCCGGTCACGACGCGCGACCCACCTGCGCCGACGAGGCCGAGCGCGCGTGGCTGCAGAACCCGATCGCTCCGCCATGCGCCGCGACCCGCTCCTCGGTGCGCGTGGTCGACCTGTTCTCGGGCTGCGGCGGGCTCTCGATCGGGCTGGCCGAGGCGGCGCGCGCGCTCAACCGCCCCTTCGAACCGGTCCTGGCCGTCGACCTCGACGACGTCGCCGCGCAGACCTACGCCGACAACTTCCCCACCGCCACCACGGTCTGCGATGACGTCGCCGCGCTGCTGCCCGGTGAGGTGGGCGCGCGGCGCACCGCGGCCGAGCGTCAACTGGCCAAGCGGTACGGCGGCGTCGACATCATGGTCGGCGGCCCACCGTGCCAGGGCCACAGCGACTTCAACAACCGGACGCGGCACCGCGACGAGAAGAACGAGCTGTACCAGACGATGGTGCGTGCCGCCGAAGTGCTTGAGCCGCAGCACATCCTGATCGAGAACGTGCCGGGCGCACTGAATGACCGGCGGTCGGTGGTGCAGCGGACCGCCGACGCGCTGCACGCCCTCGGCTACCACGTGTCGATCGGCGTCGTCGCACTGCACGAGATCGGCGTCCCGCAGACCCGTCGGCGCCTGGTGCTGATGGCCAGCCTGTCGCACACCGTCACCCCGGCCGAGGTCGTCGACCGCCACCGCCGCAACCCCCGGACCGCGGGCTGGGCGTTCCAGGACCTCGAGACGATGCCCGACGCGCACCGCGTCGACGCGGTCGACGTGGTCGCACGCTCGGCACCGACGACCCGCCAACGCATCGACTACCTCTTCGAGAACGCGGCGTTCGACCTACCCGACAGCCAGCGGCCCGACTGCCACTCCGACGGCGGCCACAGTTACAAGTCGATCTACGGCAGGCTCGCCTGGGACCGACCGTCGCAGACCGTCACCACGGGCTTCTACAGCATGTGCATGGGCCGCTACGTGCACCCGAGTCGCCGACGCACCATCACCGCCCATGAGGCCGCCCGGCTGCAGTACATCCCGGACTGGTTCAGCTTCTCGCGCGTCAACCACCGCACGGCGCTCGCGCGAATGATCGGCAACGCCGTGCCATCGCGGCTGAGCTATGCCGTTGCTCTGGAATGGCTTCGGTGA
- a CDS encoding DNA cytosine methyltransferase, with translation MASVSFTVAGLFAGIGGLELGMAEGGHHTGLLVENAPAAMHVLRRRFPDTKIEADVRDVKRLPTGTDVVVAGFPCQDLSSVGRKVGIDGARSGLVGEVLRLLETSDVPWVVLENVPFLMSLGQGAALRMVTRSLTDLGYRWAYRVVDTNAFGLPQRRNRWYLVGSRVGDPRDVLLADDHERPADGGGYPDVACGFYWTEGMRSFGWAVDGVPPIKCGSSVGVASPPAIRLPSGEYVTPDVRDTERLQGFPDDWTSPADEVAKRGERWRMVGNSVSVPVAAWIGTRLAEPGHYDGADDPPWAGAKWPRRAAWADLDGQVHASNVGPWPVWQPRPSLADFLRYPGKPLSARAASGFLGRTHKGTLRFPPGFIEELTAYAQRAG, from the coding sequence ATGGCTTCGGTGAGCTTCACGGTCGCAGGACTGTTCGCCGGCATCGGCGGCCTCGAACTCGGCATGGCCGAGGGCGGACACCACACCGGGTTGCTCGTCGAGAACGCGCCGGCCGCCATGCACGTGCTGCGGCGCCGCTTTCCCGACACCAAGATCGAGGCCGACGTCCGCGACGTCAAGCGCCTGCCGACCGGCACCGACGTCGTCGTCGCGGGCTTTCCCTGCCAGGACCTGTCCAGCGTCGGGCGCAAGGTTGGAATCGACGGTGCGCGAAGCGGTCTCGTCGGCGAGGTGCTGCGTCTGCTCGAGACCTCCGACGTGCCGTGGGTGGTGCTGGAGAACGTGCCGTTCCTGATGTCCCTGGGCCAGGGAGCGGCGCTGCGAATGGTCACGCGGTCGTTGACCGACCTCGGCTACCGGTGGGCGTATCGCGTCGTCGATACCAACGCGTTCGGTCTGCCGCAGCGCCGCAACCGGTGGTATCTGGTGGGCAGCCGCGTCGGCGATCCCCGCGACGTTCTGCTGGCCGACGACCACGAGAGACCTGCAGATGGTGGCGGCTATCCCGATGTCGCCTGCGGCTTCTACTGGACCGAGGGCATGCGGTCGTTCGGCTGGGCCGTGGACGGTGTGCCGCCGATCAAGTGCGGATCATCGGTGGGCGTCGCCTCTCCCCCGGCGATCCGGCTGCCGTCCGGCGAGTACGTCACGCCCGATGTGCGAGACACGGAGCGACTGCAGGGTTTTCCCGATGACTGGACCTCCCCCGCCGATGAGGTGGCCAAACGGGGCGAGCGATGGCGGATGGTCGGCAACTCCGTGAGCGTGCCCGTCGCGGCGTGGATCGGGACCCGCCTCGCCGAGCCCGGTCACTACGACGGCGCCGACGACCCGCCGTGGGCGGGCGCGAAGTGGCCCCGCCGGGCCGCGTGGGCGGACCTCGACGGCCAGGTGCACGCGTCGAACGTTGGGCCGTGGCCGGTATGGCAACCGCGACCGTCGTTGGCGGACTTCCTGCGGTATCCGGGAAAGCCGCTGTCAGCGCGGGCGGCGTCGGGCTTCCTGGGACGAACGCACAAGGGCACGTTGCGATTTCCGCCGGGGTTCATCGAGGAACTGACGGCGTACGCGCAACGTGCCGGGTGA
- a CDS encoding N(5)-(carboxyethyl)ornithine synthase, whose protein sequence is MTAPTPALSLGVIGRTSKENERRLPIHPHHVERIDADLRANIYLETNYGADFGVSDEHLSGLVAGVRTREQLIAECDVILLLKPCAADLAALREGQVLWGWPHCVQDRALTDQAVERRQTVIAFEAMNVWGSDGSFKLHVFHKNNEMAGYCSVLHGLQIVGLTGTYGPRLNAAVIGFGATARGAVTALAALGIHDVNILTNRSVTEVASPIHSAQILNFGNDPDAGPGEPTNYAMTPDGKVPLAGYLAEHDIIVNCVLQDTNAPLTFLDEDDLTSFRQGGLIIDVSCDEAMGFSWAHPTTFDEPTFTVGPNITYYAVDHSPSYLWNAASWEIGEALMPYLRTVLAGRDAWQDDPTVRAAIEILDGKIMNPDITAFQNRPAEVVQSE, encoded by the coding sequence GTGACCGCGCCGACGCCGGCCCTCAGCCTCGGCGTCATCGGTAGGACCAGCAAGGAGAACGAACGCCGGCTGCCGATCCATCCACACCACGTGGAGCGGATCGACGCGGATCTGCGCGCGAACATCTACCTCGAGACGAACTACGGCGCCGACTTCGGTGTCTCCGACGAGCATCTGTCGGGTCTCGTCGCAGGCGTGCGCACTCGCGAGCAGTTGATCGCCGAGTGTGACGTCATCCTGCTGCTCAAACCGTGTGCCGCCGATCTGGCCGCCCTTCGCGAGGGTCAGGTGCTGTGGGGCTGGCCGCACTGCGTCCAGGACCGGGCACTGACCGATCAGGCCGTCGAACGCCGGCAGACGGTCATCGCGTTCGAGGCGATGAACGTGTGGGGTTCCGACGGGTCCTTCAAACTGCACGTCTTCCACAAGAACAACGAGATGGCCGGCTACTGCTCGGTGCTGCACGGCCTGCAGATCGTCGGCCTGACCGGCACCTACGGTCCCCGGCTCAACGCCGCCGTCATCGGATTCGGTGCCACCGCCCGCGGCGCGGTGACGGCCCTGGCGGCGCTCGGGATTCACGACGTCAACATCCTGACCAACCGCAGCGTCACCGAGGTGGCCTCACCGATCCACTCGGCACAGATCCTGAACTTCGGAAACGACCCGGACGCCGGCCCCGGCGAGCCGACGAACTACGCGATGACGCCAGACGGCAAAGTACCGTTGGCCGGATACCTGGCCGAGCACGACATCATCGTCAACTGCGTTCTGCAGGACACCAATGCGCCCCTGACCTTCCTGGACGAGGACGACCTGACATCGTTCCGCCAGGGCGGCCTGATCATCGACGTATCATGCGATGAGGCAATGGGTTTCAGCTGGGCGCATCCGACGACGTTCGATGAGCCGACGTTCACGGTCGGCCCGAACATCACCTACTACGCCGTCGACCACAGCCCGTCCTACCTGTGGAACGCGGCGAGCTGGGAGATCGGCGAGGCGCTCATGCCGTATCTGCGGACGGTGCTCGCCGGACGCGATGCGTGGCAGGACGACCCGACGGTGCGGGCGGCGATCGAGATCCTCGACGGCAAGATCATGAATCCCGACATCACCGCGTTCCAGAATCGCCCCGCAGAGGTAGTGCAGTCCGAATAG
- a CDS encoding glycosyltransferase, with product MGVLTTYAPTICGLSSFSASLCDGMEASGAKVQVVRIADGEPSEDPRVVGELTAGSSSSIAACADTLNRCDVAVIQHDVGIYGGTDGADLVEVMRALRVPAIVVAHAVPRNPTPEQRAVFETILDLADQVVVMTDTAGERLQAEYVVHRRKVTTIAHGATIPAAAQVKRGGRPTLLTWGLLRPGKGVERVIESMVALKDLRGQPRYVIAGPTHPRTLAAEGEAYREALKQQVIDSGLTGTVLFAPDYRSRASIAALIQSCAAVVLPYDVTDQVTSGVLVESVANGRPVIATAFPHAVDVLGSGAGIVVAHDRPDALTAALRQVLTDPRSSGAMAAEGRRLAPTMLWPAVSKSYLILAQRLVLERRSMA from the coding sequence GTGGGCGTACTGACGACCTACGCGCCAACGATCTGCGGATTGTCGAGCTTCAGCGCGTCGCTGTGCGATGGGATGGAGGCCAGTGGCGCCAAGGTCCAGGTCGTGCGGATCGCCGACGGAGAGCCCTCGGAGGATCCCCGCGTCGTCGGTGAACTCACCGCCGGGTCAAGCTCGTCCATCGCGGCGTGCGCGGACACTCTGAATCGCTGCGACGTCGCCGTCATCCAGCACGACGTCGGCATCTACGGTGGCACCGACGGCGCCGACCTCGTGGAGGTCATGCGCGCCCTGCGCGTCCCCGCGATCGTCGTGGCGCACGCCGTCCCACGCAATCCGACACCCGAGCAGCGCGCCGTCTTCGAGACCATTCTCGACCTGGCCGACCAGGTGGTCGTCATGACCGACACAGCAGGCGAGCGGCTGCAGGCCGAATACGTCGTGCACCGCCGCAAGGTGACGACCATCGCGCACGGCGCGACCATCCCCGCCGCCGCCCAGGTGAAGCGTGGCGGCAGGCCCACCCTGCTGACGTGGGGCCTGCTTCGTCCCGGCAAGGGCGTCGAGCGGGTCATCGAGTCCATGGTGGCGCTGAAGGACCTGCGCGGACAGCCGCGCTACGTCATCGCGGGCCCGACGCACCCCAGAACGCTCGCGGCCGAGGGCGAGGCCTACCGCGAGGCGCTCAAGCAACAGGTCATCGACAGTGGACTGACCGGAACGGTGCTCTTCGCGCCGGACTACCGCAGCCGCGCCTCGATTGCGGCGCTGATCCAGTCCTGCGCGGCGGTCGTGCTGCCGTACGACGTGACCGACCAGGTCACCTCCGGGGTCCTCGTCGAGTCCGTCGCGAACGGACGTCCCGTCATCGCGACGGCCTTCCCGCACGCCGTCGACGTTCTCGGCAGCGGCGCGGGCATCGTCGTCGCGCACGATCGCCCCGATGCGTTGACGGCCGCACTACGTCAGGTGTTGACCGATCCGCGATCGTCGGGTGCCATGGCCGCCGAGGGCAGGCGTCTGGCCCCGACCATGCTGTGGCCCGCCGTCAGCAAGTCGTATCTGATTCTGGCGCAACGCCTGGTGCTCGAGCGACGGTCGATGGCGTGA
- a CDS encoding DUF5994 family protein: MTSVEAQAPSVRATQPLHLSLKPLTDCVGETGGTWWPRSRDLVAELPDLLAALADRLGRVERVVYNPAGWAPSVPRQMVVGDATVTLEAYQYELFDKLYAYSIGGTSIVLEVVPAARQLSVRDLEEMAAAYSRWDSEGGLLGVRTAVRHWNG, translated from the coding sequence ATGACGTCAGTTGAGGCACAAGCCCCGTCCGTGCGCGCCACGCAACCGCTGCACCTGAGTCTGAAGCCGCTCACCGACTGTGTCGGGGAAACCGGCGGAACCTGGTGGCCGCGATCGCGAGATCTGGTGGCCGAGCTTCCCGACCTTCTCGCCGCGCTCGCCGACCGACTGGGTCGCGTCGAGCGGGTCGTCTACAACCCGGCCGGGTGGGCGCCGTCGGTGCCCCGTCAGATGGTCGTAGGTGACGCGACAGTCACGCTGGAGGCCTATCAGTACGAGTTGTTCGACAAGCTCTACGCGTACAGCATCGGGGGTACCAGCATCGTGCTCGAAGTTGTCCCGGCTGCCCGGCAACTCTCGGTGCGCGATCTGGAGGAGATGGCCGCGGCGTACTCGAGGTGGGACTCCGAGGGCGGCTTACTGGGTGTGCGGACCGCGGTCCGCCACTGGAACGGCTAG
- a CDS encoding glycoside hydrolase family 130 protein: MTAMHTALATRSSLRIAADPGRVVTRLFVPGQEGFELQESRTGVVLSRILALSDDDVAASLQDVVTRFDWRHRDLDGIFRRHASELADRLDPDRTLSDSRKMLLGAAFTSEYAIEGAALCNPSMVAHPDQTDTAAGSLRFVMSVRGIGEGHRSSIGFRTGVIDSAGNATVDEPVPFAATGRVGRTLLDAAAFRVELSRQEHAGEAADYVFNGLDALFTRADLNERLDDLRTRLSTRGHAEDTIAVIRGIAERFYAIEFPDDVALSERVLWPSMEAEQAGMEDARFVRFVDDDGSITYYATYTAYSGSLISQQLLQTTDFRTFTSVPLVGRAAANKGLALFPRRIGGRYAAMSRSDRETNTLGFADHLSVWTSASPCQTPTESWETLQLGNCGPPIETDAGWLVLTHGVGPMRTYSIGAILLDLHDPTRVLGRLRRPLLSPVPDEQNGYVPNVVYSCGALVHADTLVIPYGICDSAIGIATVPLPELLAALVRET; this comes from the coding sequence ATGACGGCGATGCACACCGCACTGGCCACCCGCAGCTCACTACGGATCGCGGCGGACCCTGGCCGCGTGGTCACGCGACTCTTCGTACCAGGCCAGGAGGGTTTCGAACTCCAGGAGTCCCGCACCGGCGTCGTTCTGTCGCGCATCCTGGCCCTGTCCGACGATGACGTCGCGGCATCGCTGCAGGACGTTGTCACCCGCTTCGACTGGCGTCACCGGGACCTCGACGGGATCTTTCGCCGTCACGCCAGTGAACTCGCCGACCGTCTCGATCCCGACCGCACTCTCTCGGATTCGCGAAAGATGTTGCTGGGAGCGGCATTCACCAGCGAGTACGCCATTGAAGGCGCCGCGCTGTGCAACCCGAGTATGGTGGCGCATCCCGATCAGACCGACACCGCCGCGGGCAGCCTGCGGTTCGTGATGAGCGTCCGGGGGATCGGGGAGGGGCACCGCTCCTCGATCGGATTCCGCACCGGTGTCATCGACTCGGCGGGTAACGCCACGGTGGACGAGCCCGTCCCGTTCGCCGCCACCGGACGTGTCGGGCGCACGCTCCTCGACGCAGCCGCCTTCCGCGTCGAACTCAGCCGCCAGGAACACGCCGGTGAGGCCGCGGACTACGTCTTCAACGGGCTCGACGCGCTGTTCACCCGAGCCGACCTGAATGAGCGACTCGATGACCTGCGGACCCGCCTGAGCACACGCGGACACGCCGAGGACACGATCGCCGTGATCCGCGGCATCGCCGAGCGCTTCTATGCCATCGAGTTCCCCGACGACGTCGCGCTGTCCGAGCGGGTGCTGTGGCCGTCGATGGAGGCCGAGCAGGCAGGCATGGAGGACGCACGCTTCGTGCGCTTCGTCGACGACGACGGCTCGATCACCTACTACGCCACCTACACGGCCTACAGCGGATCCCTCATCAGCCAGCAGCTGTTGCAGACCACGGACTTCAGGACCTTCACGTCGGTTCCGCTCGTCGGGCGCGCCGCCGCCAACAAGGGCCTGGCGCTGTTCCCCCGTCGCATCGGCGGCCGCTATGCCGCGATGTCGCGATCGGATCGGGAGACCAACACCCTCGGCTTCGCCGATCACCTGTCGGTCTGGACGAGTGCGTCCCCATGCCAGACGCCGACGGAGTCGTGGGAGACGTTGCAACTCGGAAACTGTGGCCCGCCAATCGAAACCGATGCCGGCTGGCTGGTGCTGACCCACGGTGTCGGACCGATGCGCACGTACAGCATCGGTGCGATTCTGCTCGATCTGCACGACCCGACCCGGGTGCTCGGCCGGCTGCGGCGACCACTGCTGAGCCCCGTGCCGGATGAGCAGAACGGCTACGTGCCCAACGTCGTCTACTCCTGCGGTGCGCTCGTTCATGCCGACACGCTGGTGATCCCGTACGGGATCTGTGACAGCGCCATCGGCATCGCGACCGTGCCGCTGCCCGAGTTGCTGGCCGCACTCGTCCGCGAAACCTGA